Genomic DNA from Nonomuraea rubra:
CCGCGCCCCAGCGCGCCAGCACCGCCTCGACTCCGTGGATCGGCGGCCCCATGCCGGCGGGCAGGTAGTGCACGGCGTCCGCGGTCAGGCAGCGCCTCAGTTTCTCCTCGCTCACCTCGTTGCACCCCTCGAAGTAGAGCCGAATCGCGGCGATCATGGCGTCGCGGTCCCGGAAGGCCATCCTGGGCATCTCCTTCACAGCTCGCCTGGAACGAAGGTCAGGGGCGGAACGCGGTCGATCTCGGCCCGCGACCGCAGCAGCACCCGCTGCTCCGCCGAGAACACGAAGCGGTCCCCGCCCTCCGGGTCCTCGGCGAGGAACTGCCGTACCAGCGCCTTCGCCTCGGCCTTGTACTCGTCCGGTGAGTTCACCCTGCGTTCCAGGTCCTCCATGACGTCCACGTACTTCTGGACCGCCTGGATGATCGCCGCGTGGGAGAACGTGCGGTGGTCGCCGGCGGTGCCGATCGCGCCGTGCTCGCGCAGCCACGAGTAGAGGAAGACGCCGGTGCCCGAGTCGAAGTTGCGCGTGGCGTCGTCCGCGAGGGGATAGCGGAAGATCCGCTCCAGCAGGATCATGTCGATCTGCTGCTCGGCGTGCGGGACTCCGCCTCCCGCGCACTGCAGGATGGTCTTCGCGTCGACCTTGGTCTCTTCGAGCAGGCCGACGAACCAGTTCATCTTCAGCGAGATGTTCTGGTCGAACGGCCAGCGGCCCTGGTAGTGGAAGTAGTCGTGCAGGTAGCCCCACGTGGCGCGGGCCTCGTAGCACTCGTCCGGGTCCAGCCCGTACGATCTCAGGTCGCCGGGCCGGCAGCCGAGCACGGAGACGGCGGCGGGAATCGCGTACGTCTCGTGGATCTTCCGGAACTTGCTGAAGAAGAACATCGCGTACGCCTGCGCGGTCACCCGGTCGCGGGCCGCGACGTTCTCCGGGAAGAAGACCAGGCAGTTGCCCTCGCGAACGCCCTTGCTCGCCGCGTGGAGCACCATGGACTGGCAGTTGTTCTTCGGATGCGGGAACTTCTCGCCCAGGTCGTGGAAGGTCACGGGTTCGCGCCGGCGGGCGAGGAAACACTCCATCCGGCGGCCGACCGGCGGCGTGGAGTTCGTCGTCTGCACGGGGGCGAGGAAGAGCGCGAGCTCGCCTTCCGCCGGGGAGCGCAGCGCGTCGCGCGAGCGGGCGAAGTCCGGCGGCTCCGACAGCCCCGCCTCGAGCCAGCCGGCGACGTCCAGCGCCAGCGCCTCGGCCTGATGCGGCAGGCCGAGGTCCAGGTAGACGGCGGTCGCCTCGTCCCTGATCCGGGTCAGCAGGCGCGTGTCGTCCTCGTCCGGCCCGGTGAGGCTTCCGTCGAGCTCCTGGCGGTCGCGGAAGGCGTCCACCAGCGGGATCACCCGCCGGCCGAGCACGCCGTTCAGCTCCGCTACGTCATCCGGTCTCATCCCCGTCCTCCCTGGCCGTCCGGCATCACCTGGTGCACCGTGAAGATCATCGGTACCGGCCCGAAGTCATGGATGATCTTCAGGTTCCGCTGCCTGGCCGCGACGATCGTGGTGATGCAGCCGTCGGCCAGGCCGTCGGCGCAGTCGATCGCGGCCTGGGCGTTGCTCAGCACGATGCGTTTGTCGGTCTCGTCGGGCACGAGGCTGGACGGAGCCTGGTGGGTGGCCACGATCTTCGGAGTCGTGGTCCCGCTGCTGGCCAGCACCATGTTGTGCGTCGGCATCAGAAAGCTGTCGATCATGTTCAGGGCGGCGAGGTTGGAGAAGACCAGGGTGTGCAGGTCCGGGTAGACCGCGCAGGCCAGCAGCGCGTGCGTGCCGGTTCGCGGGATCAGCGGGATCGCGCTCTCCAGGCTCGCGTGCAGCACCACCTCGCCGCCCCCTTGGGGGGTCAGCCATGCGTGCGCGGCCGCCTCCAGGTTGGTCCCGCTCGGACCGAGGGTGTGCACGTGGGTGATCGGCGTCCGAGCCGTCGTGTTCAGGGAATGCATCGCAAGGCTCCAGGTGTCAGGCTCGCCACGTCAGAACACGGCACCCGCGACGGACGCCCTCGCCCAGCTGTCGTGCTGCCGCAGCAGCTCCTCGTGCAGCCGGGGCTCGCTGTCGTACGCGCGCAACGCCAGGTGCTGCGGCAAGGCGTGCTTGACCAGGACGTCGGCCGCCGCCTTGCGCGCGTGCCAGCGGGCCATCGGCTCGGCCGGCGGCAGCAGCCTGGCGGGCACCTTCTGGCCGAGCAGGATCGTGTCCACCCCCGCCAGGCCGTAGAAGGTGGGCGAGGTCGCGTCGGCGAACCCGCGCGCGAGCGGGTCGCGCAGCCGCAGGGGCGCGCCGGAGGCGTACAGGTCGAGCAGGGGCTGCATGCCCGTGACGTCGGCGCCGGCCCGCACCTCCTTCCAGAAGGGCGTGTCCAGGCGGGTGTTGAACTTGTAGTGGATCGCCAGGAACCAGCGGATGGCGTCCCACCGGTCCGCCAGCGCCTGGTTGACCAGGTCGCGGGGGCACGGCTCGGACCAGGACGAGGGCATCAGGTTGACCAGCGCGATGATGCCCCACGTGATCATGAGCAGGCCGCTGGACTCCAGCGGCTCGACGAAGGCGTAGGAGTTGCCGATGCCCATGACGTTGCCGCGCCAGGCCTCGGCGTGCCTGCCCGAGCGGAAGCGTACGAACTTCGGCTCCGTCACGCCGGGGAAACGTTTGGCCAGCTCGTTCGCCGCGTCGTCGTCGGACAGCGCGGAGGAGGCGTAGACGTAGCCGAGGTGGTCGCTCTCCCGCGTGGGGATGGCCCAGCACCAGCCCGCGTTCATGGTCCGCGCCGTCGTGTACGGCTTCAGCCGCCCGCCGTGCTCGACGTTGCCCGTCACGGCCGAATCGGTGTAGAGGCTGCTGCCGTAGCTGTGGAACGGCGTCTCCAGCGCCTTGCCGAGCAGCAGCGAGCGGAAGCCGCTGCAGTCAACGTAGAGGTCGAAGTCGAGCTCCTGCCCATCGCCGGTGCGCAGCCTGGAGACCCACCCGCGCTCGTCCAGCTCGACGTCGGCGACCTGCGCGGCGAGGTGCCGCACCCCGCGCTCGGCCGCGAGCTTGGTGAGGAAGGCCACGAAGCGCCCGTTGTCGAGGTGGTAGGAGAAGGCCAGGTGGTTCATCAGCGACACGATCCGCCCGCCGACGTCGAAGACGGGCGTACGGCCCGCCGTCATCATCAGCGACTGCACCGTCGCGGCGTTGATGTCGCCCTGGGCGGCCAGCGAGCCGCGAATGCCGACGGAGTTGGTGTCCCAGTCGAACGGCGCGGCGAACCCGTCGGGGTCGGGCCCCCAGTCGAACTTGATGCCCAGCTTCCACGTCGGCCGGACCTCCCGGTACAGGTCCATGGGGTCGACGCCCAGGTAGTGGTGGAGAAAGGTGACCATCAGCGGCGTGGTCGACTCGCCGACGCCGATGATGGGCACCACCGGCGACTCGACCAGCGTGACCTCCAGCCACGGCCGCTTGGCCTTCAACGCGAGCGCGGTCAGGTAGCCGGCGGTCCCGCCGCCGATCACGCCCACCCGGCGCACGGCGGCGTCGT
This window encodes:
- a CDS encoding DUF6421 family protein; its protein translation is MRPDDVAELNGVLGRRVIPLVDAFRDRQELDGSLTGPDEDDTRLLTRIRDEATAVYLDLGLPHQAEALALDVAGWLEAGLSEPPDFARSRDALRSPAEGELALFLAPVQTTNSTPPVGRRMECFLARRREPVTFHDLGEKFPHPKNNCQSMVLHAASKGVREGNCLVFFPENVAARDRVTAQAYAMFFFSKFRKIHETYAIPAAVSVLGCRPGDLRSYGLDPDECYEARATWGYLHDYFHYQGRWPFDQNISLKMNWFVGLLEETKVDAKTILQCAGGGVPHAEQQIDMILLERIFRYPLADDATRNFDSGTGVFLYSWLREHGAIGTAGDHRTFSHAAIIQAVQKYVDVMEDLERRVNSPDEYKAEAKALVRQFLAEDPEGGDRFVFSAEQRVLLRSRAEIDRVPPLTFVPGEL
- a CDS encoding bacilysin biosynthesis protein BacA, coding for MHSLNTTARTPITHVHTLGPSGTNLEAAAHAWLTPQGGGEVVLHASLESAIPLIPRTGTHALLACAVYPDLHTLVFSNLAALNMIDSFLMPTHNMVLASSGTTTPKIVATHQAPSSLVPDETDKRIVLSNAQAAIDCADGLADGCITTIVAARQRNLKIIHDFGPVPMIFTVHQVMPDGQGGRG
- a CDS encoding tryptophan halogenase family protein; its protein translation is MMTSPSLEALAAGLPSEEAAAVRAWLGHGDALTPRPLAVGAEHLATGISRPRPGDDAAVRRVGVIGGGTAGYLTALALKAKRPWLEVTLVESPVVPIIGVGESTTPLMVTFLHHYLGVDPMDLYREVRPTWKLGIKFDWGPDPDGFAAPFDWDTNSVGIRGSLAAQGDINAATVQSLMMTAGRTPVFDVGGRIVSLMNHLAFSYHLDNGRFVAFLTKLAAERGVRHLAAQVADVELDERGWVSRLRTGDGQELDFDLYVDCSGFRSLLLGKALETPFHSYGSSLYTDSAVTGNVEHGGRLKPYTTARTMNAGWCWAIPTRESDHLGYVYASSALSDDDAANELAKRFPGVTEPKFVRFRSGRHAEAWRGNVMGIGNSYAFVEPLESSGLLMITWGIIALVNLMPSSWSEPCPRDLVNQALADRWDAIRWFLAIHYKFNTRLDTPFWKEVRAGADVTGMQPLLDLYASGAPLRLRDPLARGFADATSPTFYGLAGVDTILLGQKVPARLLPPAEPMARWHARKAAADVLVKHALPQHLALRAYDSEPRLHEELLRQHDSWARASVAGAVF